The genomic DNA ACAGTGCATGTACTCTACATGCACGACTACATGTAGACGTACATGTATTCCGTTTCTGACCGCCGGTAAGCAAGCATTATCGGCGGCCAGGTCAGGGCAAACCGGACATTTATCTCGGTGGGGCGATCGGCCTGTCGACCCGTAGGTCTACCAGGTCGGGCATCACGGCCTGGTCGGCCCGGATCGCCTCGACCACGGGTGCGAGCACTGGCCCCAGAGACTCGGCAGCCATTGCGATGATCGTGCGCTTCGTGGATTCCGGCACGTGCAGCGTGAACGGAAACATTCCCTACTCTCCTTCTCGTCGGTGTGACTGTGGAGCGGGACGGTAGCGACAAGAGGTGCAGCCGCGGGCGCTGGGCACGACTGACCAAATGAGCGGTGGCCTACATGTACGGCACATGCAAACCGCATGTGTCGTACATGTGCGCTGTCAGTAGTCGAATGTCGTGTCTTGCATGAGCCGCGCCGCGAACAAGATCCCGGCAGTGAAGTCCGCAGTCACTCCCTCTCCCCCGAGCCGCGCGACGAACTCGGCCAGCTCCGGGATCTCGCGCAAAGCGGGCTCTTCGAGCAGGTCCTCGACGCAGTCCTGCGGGCTCCGGAGGCCGAACCGGCGCCTGCTGACCTTCGGGCCGCCGACGAACATCTCCTCGATGTGGCGCCCGAGATAGACGCGCGTCTCGTCGCGCGCCAGGCGCTCGATCTCTTCACCGAGGCCGGCCAATTCTCCGGCCAGCTCGCTCGCACTTTTCCGACTGCCCACGGTCCCGCTCCCATCGTGTCGATAGCGGCAATCGCCGCAGTTCAAAGCGTACATGTAAGGAACATGTTCTGTGCATGTTGTCTACCTACATTCAACAGACATTTTGCATGTATGCGAGTACGATGGAGGCATGACTCTCCCCGGCCAGCACCTCACCGACCCCACTGATTTCGTGCGCGGACGCTGGAACTCCGACGGCCCACACACGCCCGAGTCGATCGCGGCGGCGGCGACGGCGATCGAAGAGCTGATGCGCTACCTCGCTCACGCCACTCGCCGCGACCTCGACGTGCCGACCCTCTACGCCGCTACCGGATCGCTCGCTCACGCCACGCAGATCAGCGAGCAGGTGCTCACCCAGCTCGCCAACTCCTGCGTCGCCGTCTCCGGCCGCGCCGATCTGCGCCACGACGTCGCCGACGCCGATCCGTCCAGTGCGGCGCTGATCGCCGCCGACGAACTCGGCGTCGAGGCGAGCCGGGACGTACGTAGCCTGCGCCGGCTACTCGACCAGGCGCAGCAGCAGCTCGCTCACCTGTACGTGACGGGAGACGACGAATGAGCCGTGCCATCGCGATCGCGCTGCAGAAAGGTGGTGTCGGCAAGACGACCACCACGATCAACCTCGGCGCGCAGCTGGCCGCTCTCGGCCGCAAAGTCTTGTTGATCGACATGGACCAGCAGGCGCACACGACCAAGGGCCTGGGCATCACCCTCGGCGCTGATGACGCGACCATGTTCGAGGTGCTGCACCCTGACCGCGAGATGCGCGTCCCGCTGGCCGAGATCATCCGGCCCACCGCGTTCGGCGTGGATGTCGCTCCGGCGCACCTGGCTATGCGCAGGCACGAGCGCAGCGGCCTCGGATCGGGCGGGCAGCTGCGTCTCGCGCGCCAGCTCGACGAGCTCGAGGGCTACGACTACGTGCTGTTGGACTGCCCGCCGGCACTCGGCGAGCTGACCGCGGCCGCGCTCGCCGCAGCCGATGACGTGCTCGCGGTCCTCAAGGCCGGTTCCGATGAGGTCGACGGCCTGATCGAGCTGGGCAACTCGGTCGGCGACGCACAGGAGACGTTCAACGCCGATCTCGATATCCGGTACGTGCTGCTGACCGACTTCGACGGACAGCCCGTCGCCTCGCGCAACGTGCGTGACCTCCTGCTGCGCGACTGGGGCGAATGGAACAACGGCGGGGCCTACCTGGGCGAGATCCCGCACACGGTCCGCGTGGTGGAAGCCAAGGGCCTGCAAATACCGATCCACGTCCACGCCCCCACCTCCAGCGCCGCGGTCGCCTACAAGGACGCGGCCCTCCGACTCGACG from Nocardia higoensis includes the following:
- a CDS encoding ParA family protein, whose protein sequence is MSRAIAIALQKGGVGKTTTTINLGAQLAALGRKVLLIDMDQQAHTTKGLGITLGADDATMFEVLHPDREMRVPLAEIIRPTAFGVDVAPAHLAMRRHERSGLGSGGQLRLARQLDELEGYDYVLLDCPPALGELTAAALAAADDVLAVLKAGSDEVDGLIELGNSVGDAQETFNADLDIRYVLLTDFDGQPVASRNVRDLLLRDWGEWNNGGAYLGEIPHTVRVVEAKGLQIPIHVHAPTSSAAVAYKDAALRLDERINAS